One genomic window of Desulfurella sp. includes the following:
- a CDS encoding cobyrinate a,c-diamide synthase, translating into MKEISAPRIYISAFKKSSGKTTISIALSKILSRKYKLLTFKKGPDYIDPMWLELASNNPCFNLDFFFLKDRIYSYFVNKIDQSKCNFFLIEGNHGLFDDIYLDGKTSNASLAKITKTPVIIVVDVSELGRSLVALLKGMVDFDKDVFISGVILNKIQSVRQEKKLIEAIKNYTDLPVLGSLPVQSISITQRHLGLTSTLQEEKKQELIENIASNLENYLDITQITKIASNAPKLYVDDYSVHIRKLKKQVVIAIAFDEAFNFYYKQNLQNLQSMGVEIKKFSPIKDESIPLADAIYIGGGFPELFLDKLQKNFDLRNQIKKASKEGLPIFAECGGLMYLTNSIEYNENKAEMCGIFNLETRLSVKPKGHGYTILSPKNKHSFIENKKIYAHEFHHGFFTDFEDIECFFDVIRGYGINGICDYALKDNVMAGFSHIFDEKSDFFYNWIKENKLDS; encoded by the coding sequence ATGAAAGAAATTAGTGCTCCTCGCATATACATAAGTGCTTTTAAAAAAAGTTCTGGAAAAACAACCATTTCAATTGCATTATCAAAGATTTTATCCAGAAAATATAAACTTTTAACATTTAAAAAAGGACCCGACTATATAGATCCAATGTGGCTTGAGCTTGCAAGTAACAATCCTTGTTTTAATTTAGATTTTTTCTTTTTAAAAGATCGAATATATAGTTATTTTGTCAACAAAATAGATCAAAGTAAATGCAACTTTTTTTTAATAGAAGGAAACCATGGTTTGTTTGACGATATCTATCTGGATGGCAAAACGAGTAATGCCAGCCTGGCTAAGATTACAAAAACACCAGTGATAATTGTTGTAGATGTAAGTGAATTAGGTAGAAGTTTGGTAGCGTTGTTAAAAGGAATGGTAGATTTTGACAAAGATGTTTTTATATCTGGTGTTATTTTAAACAAAATTCAATCTGTAAGGCAAGAAAAAAAATTAATAGAAGCAATCAAAAATTATACAGATTTACCTGTCTTAGGTAGTCTACCAGTCCAAAGCATATCAATAACCCAAAGACATTTAGGACTAACATCAACTCTACAAGAAGAAAAAAAACAAGAATTAATAGAAAATATAGCATCTAATTTAGAAAACTATCTCGATATAACACAGATCACTAAGATTGCTTCTAATGCTCCAAAACTTTATGTTGATGATTATAGTGTGCATATTAGGAAATTAAAAAAACAGGTTGTTATTGCTATTGCTTTTGACGAAGCATTTAATTTTTACTACAAGCAGAATTTACAAAACTTACAATCTATGGGTGTTGAAATAAAAAAATTTTCTCCAATAAAAGATGAGTCTATTCCATTAGCTGATGCAATTTATATTGGAGGTGGTTTTCCTGAGTTATTTTTAGATAAGCTACAAAAAAATTTCGATCTTAGAAATCAGATAAAAAAGGCTTCCAAAGAAGGTTTGCCTATATTTGCAGAATGCGGTGGTTTAATGTATTTAACAAACAGTATTGAGTACAATGAAAATAAAGCTGAAATGTGTGGTATATTCAATTTGGAAACTCGACTTTCAGTTAAGCCAAAAGGTCATGGCTATACAATCCTATCTCCAAAAAACAAGCATAGTTTTATAGAAAATAAAAAAATATATGCGCATGAATTTCATCATGGTTTTTTCACTGATTTTGAAGATATTGAATGTTTTTTTGATGTGATAAGAGGCTATGGGATTAATGGAATTTGTGATTATGCTCTCAAAGATAATGTGATGGCAGGATTTTCTCATATTTTTGATGAGAAAAGCGATTTCTTTTATAATTGGATAAAAGAAAATAAACTTGATTCTTGA
- a CDS encoding bifunctional precorrin-2 dehydrogenase/sirohydrochlorin ferrochelatase codes for MAYFPIFVDLKDKEIIVIGAGEVAYRKIETLLPFGPKITVIAKNAIKEIENLFELNKLNLKIKAFDETDIENDPFLIIIAINDLALQEKIAIICKDRKILVNAVDSPKYCNFIFGSIIHKKDLVIGINTSSKAPAVSKALKKHILSCLPDNIDKLIETVNSLRKVDAKTMDSIIKGFFKNERN; via the coding sequence ATGGCTTATTTTCCTATTTTTGTTGACCTTAAAGACAAAGAGATAATAGTAATAGGGGCAGGAGAAGTAGCTTATAGAAAGATTGAGACTTTACTGCCCTTTGGACCCAAAATAACTGTTATTGCTAAAAATGCAATTAAAGAAATTGAGAATCTTTTTGAATTAAACAAACTTAATTTAAAAATTAAAGCATTTGATGAAACAGATATTGAAAATGACCCTTTTTTAATTATTATTGCAATAAATGATTTAGCATTACAGGAAAAGATTGCCATAATTTGCAAAGATAGAAAAATACTGGTAAATGCTGTAGACAGTCCAAAATATTGTAATTTTATATTTGGTTCTATTATACACAAAAAAGACTTAGTAATAGGCATAAATACTTCATCAAAAGCACCGGCAGTATCAAAAGCTTTAAAAAAACACATTTTATCTTGTTTACCGGATAATATAGATAAATTAATTGAAACTGTAAATTCATTAAGAAAAGTTGATGCTAAAACAATGGATAGTATAATAAAAGGTTTTTTTAAAAATGAAAGAAATTAG
- a CDS encoding DsrE/DsrF/DrsH-like family protein, translating into MERKLKKISIIISRNGFEEVLPGLIMANGARMEGIDVMLFFTSFGLDAIIDSKMDNLPLINKTHPELTIETMKQAMEKFDFPTIREFVEMIHDSGAKIYACRATVDLWGIKEEDFCPEVDGIISVGQFYTFSDDAQIIFT; encoded by the coding sequence ATGGAAAGAAAGTTAAAAAAGATATCTATAATTATATCAAGAAATGGTTTTGAAGAAGTTTTACCTGGTCTTATTATGGCAAATGGTGCCAGGATGGAAGGCATTGATGTCATGTTGTTTTTTACATCATTTGGTCTGGATGCTATAATAGATTCTAAAATGGATAATTTACCACTTATAAACAAAACACACCCGGAACTCACAATAGAAACCATGAAACAGGCAATGGAGAAATTTGATTTTCCAACAATCAGAGAGTTTGTTGAAATGATACATGACTCAGGAGCAAAAATTTATGCATGTCGTGCCACTGTTGATTTATGGGGTATAAAAGAAGAAGATTTTTGCCCGGAAGTAGATGGTATAATATCTGTTGGGCAGTTTTATACATTTTCAGATGATGCACAGATAATATTTACGTAA
- a CDS encoding DsrE family protein — MYKVLFHIELDAIEPLKVAIGNINNLLKEIPKSQCDIVVVANYKGPLLFVKNMFDQELYTDIKKLHEMGVVFLMCNNSLNNLNLRKEDLIEEVGVTKAGILEIIKRQAEGYAYVRT, encoded by the coding sequence ATGTACAAAGTTTTGTTTCATATTGAACTTGATGCAATAGAACCCTTAAAAGTAGCAATAGGAAACATTAATAACCTTTTAAAAGAAATCCCAAAAAGCCAATGCGATATAGTGGTTGTAGCTAACTACAAAGGTCCTTTGCTATTTGTAAAAAACATGTTTGATCAGGAACTGTACACTGATATAAAGAAATTGCATGAAATGGGTGTGGTATTTTTAATGTGCAATAATTCTTTAAATAACTTGAATTTACGCAAAGAAGACTTAATTGAAGAGGTTGGCGTAACAAAAGCCGGTATTTTAGAAATCATTAAACGTCAAGCCGAAGGTTATGCTTATGTTAGAACATAA
- the dsrK gene encoding sulfate reduction electron transfer complex DsrMKJOP subunit DsrK, with the protein MSKEHYHIHKLTGKIQTPKLLRKGNQASEFTFPALEEDMETLGFPKKLQEGWQDKAVGVFKELLDNNKALKTYMDICVRCGACTDKCQFFLGSGDINNTPVGRAELMRKVYRYYFTPFSSKGEPFSEHVLKQWMSYFYQCSECRRCSYFCPYGIDTAEITMAAREIMDSIGVGEKYATNTITQVYRTGNNIGIDANALKNTIAEFEEDLKDETGKDIKIPIDEEGAEVLLVPPSADFFAIPHIESMFGYAKVFYKAGISYTLSSYASEAANFGMFIGSYTNTKEINKRIWEEARRLKVKRVIIGECGHAWRAAYNYSNTMNGPFDFLDPKYPQPSHICDFTLGLIRDGVIKVDKSANDDKVVTYHDPCNVARASRMGSQPGDQFSIPRDLIKSVCNNFVDMQEGAIKAKTFCCGAGAGLLTDEIMQTRINGVMPRMQAFKEVVDKNNVNFFATICAICKTQFYAMFPLYGFERDWVGGIHQLVSAAIVL; encoded by the coding sequence ATGTCAAAAGAACACTACCATATTCATAAACTTACGGGCAAAATTCAGACCCCTAAGCTTTTAAGAAAAGGCAATCAGGCCAGTGAATTTACTTTCCCGGCCCTTGAAGAAGATATGGAAACTTTGGGTTTTCCCAAAAAACTACAGGAAGGCTGGCAAGATAAGGCAGTGGGTGTGTTTAAAGAACTTTTAGACAACAATAAGGCACTAAAGACATACATGGATATATGTGTAAGGTGCGGTGCTTGCACGGATAAGTGCCAGTTTTTCCTAGGTAGTGGCGATATCAACAATACACCTGTTGGCAGAGCAGAGCTTATGCGCAAGGTTTACAGGTACTATTTTACACCGTTTAGCTCAAAAGGAGAGCCATTTAGCGAACATGTATTAAAACAATGGATGTCTTATTTTTACCAGTGTTCGGAATGCAGAAGATGCTCTTATTTTTGTCCTTATGGTATAGATACAGCAGAAATTACAATGGCTGCAAGAGAAATAATGGACTCTATTGGTGTTGGTGAAAAGTATGCTACAAATACAATAACGCAAGTTTACAGAACAGGCAACAATATAGGTATAGATGCAAACGCATTAAAAAATACAATTGCAGAGTTCGAAGAAGATTTAAAAGATGAAACAGGCAAAGACATAAAAATACCAATTGATGAAGAAGGTGCAGAAGTTTTGCTTGTGCCTCCGTCTGCTGATTTTTTTGCCATACCGCATATTGAGTCAATGTTTGGTTATGCGAAGGTATTTTACAAAGCAGGTATTAGTTATACATTATCATCTTATGCATCTGAGGCTGCAAACTTTGGTATGTTTATAGGAAGTTACACAAATACCAAAGAGATAAACAAACGTATCTGGGAAGAAGCAAGAAGGCTCAAAGTAAAGCGTGTTATTATAGGCGAGTGCGGTCATGCCTGGAGAGCAGCTTATAATTACTCAAATACAATGAATGGACCATTTGATTTTCTGGACCCAAAATACCCGCAGCCATCCCATATATGCGATTTCACACTTGGCCTTATTAGAGATGGTGTAATTAAAGTAGATAAAAGCGCAAACGACGATAAAGTAGTAACCTACCACGATCCATGTAATGTAGCAAGGGCATCACGCATGGGTAGTCAACCAGGAGACCAATTTAGCATACCAAGGGATTTAATTAAATCTGTATGTAATAATTTTGTAGATATGCAGGAAGGAGCAATAAAAGCAAAAACATTCTGCTGCGGCGCAGGCGCCGGACTTTTAACAGACGAAATTATGCAAACACGCATAAATGGTGTAATGCCAAGGATGCAGGCTTTTAAGGAAGTTGTTGATAAAAATAATGTAAACTTTTTTGCTACAATTTGTGCAATATGCAAAACACAGTTTTACGCAATGTTTCCTCTTTATGGTTTTGAAAGAGACTGGGTTGGCGGTATACATCAGCTGGTAAGCGCTGCAATTGTACTGTAA
- a CDS encoding respiratory nitrate reductase subunit gamma, translating to MDNLDFVSFIYVILTYAAFAILIIGVVWKIIVYAKTPMPVKIPLTPAPKTKTGAFFRVLGEVFFFKSLYRSNKSTWVGGYVFHVSLAIVLIQHVLRHYVYDFYHGNPPAWYNLLVPIGLVFGTLMLISLVYLFLRRIFVERVKFISVLSDYFILVLLMLITIAGLSEIVFQSPAALEKSVVQLDAFFNKLFIFQPVDIPHNPFFLLHYTLVLILLAYIPFSKIMHFVGIFFSPTLAMNDDVRENRYTDERTTRLTI from the coding sequence ATGGATAATTTAGATTTTGTTAGTTTTATATACGTTATTTTGACATATGCTGCTTTTGCAATTTTGATTATTGGTGTAGTTTGGAAAATAATAGTTTACGCTAAAACGCCTATGCCCGTAAAAATACCTCTTACCCCAGCACCTAAAACCAAAACAGGAGCATTTTTTAGAGTGCTTGGAGAGGTTTTTTTCTTTAAAAGCCTTTATAGGTCAAACAAAAGTACCTGGGTTGGAGGGTATGTATTTCACGTAAGTTTGGCTATAGTGCTTATTCAGCATGTTTTAAGGCATTATGTGTATGATTTTTATCACGGTAATCCTCCAGCATGGTATAATTTACTTGTACCCATAGGTCTTGTGTTTGGTACACTTATGCTTATAAGTTTGGTTTATTTGTTTTTAAGGCGAATATTTGTAGAAAGGGTCAAGTTTATAAGTGTACTATCAGATTATTTTATACTTGTATTGTTGATGCTGATTACAATAGCAGGATTGTCTGAGATAGTATTCCAAAGTCCAGCTGCGCTTGAAAAAAGTGTGGTGCAATTGGACGCATTTTTTAATAAGTTATTTATTTTCCAGCCAGTTGATATACCACACAATCCATTTTTCCTGCTACACTATACTTTAGTGTTAATACTGCTTGCCTACATACCATTTAGTAAAATTATGCACTTTGTAGGTATATTCTTTTCTCCAACACTTGCTATGAATGATGATGTAAGGGAAAATAGATATACAGATGAAAGAACAACAAGGTTAACAATTTAA
- a CDS encoding TusE/DsrC/DsvC family sulfur relay protein translates to MAFLDFNGKKIEIDDEGYIQHQEDWSKELAEFMAKQDGIELKEEHWKLIDYVREYYKEYQVAPSIRAVAKQVAEICNLPNVREGNKHIYVLFPEGPARQLVRYAGLSKPTGCV, encoded by the coding sequence ATGGCTTTTTTAGATTTTAACGGAAAAAAAATAGAGATAGATGATGAAGGCTATATCCAGCACCAGGAAGATTGGAGCAAAGAACTTGCAGAATTTATGGCAAAACAGGATGGCATAGAACTAAAAGAAGAACATTGGAAATTGATTGATTATGTAAGAGAGTACTACAAAGAATACCAGGTTGCCCCTTCTATTAGAGCTGTAGCAAAACAGGTTGCAGAAATTTGCAATTTGCCAAATGTCAGGGAAGGTAACAAGCACATATATGTTTTGTTTCCAGAAGGCCCAGCAAGGCAGCTTGTTAGGTATGCAGGCTTATCAAAGCCAACAGGTTGTGTATAA